One Pectobacterium polaris DNA window includes the following coding sequences:
- the eno gene encoding phosphopyruvate hydratase codes for MSKIVKVIGREIIDSRGNPTVEAEVHLEGGFVGLAAAPSGASTGSREALELRDGDKSRFLGKGVTKAVAAVNGPIAQAVLGKDAKDQANIDKIMIDLDGTENKSQFGANAILAVSLAAAKAAAASKGLPLYAHIAELNGTPGKYSMPLPMMNIINGGEHADNNVDIQEFMIQPVGAKTLKEAIRMGSEVFHTLAKVLKSKGMGTAVGDEGGYAPNLGSNAEALAVIAEAVKAAGYELGKDITLAMDCAASEFYKDGKYVLAGEGNKAFTSEEFTHFLEDLTKQYPIVSIEDGLDESDWAGFAYQTKVLGDKIQLVGDDLFVTNTKILKEGIDKGIANSILIKFNQIGSLTETLAAIKMAKDAGYTAVISHRSGETEDATIADLAVGTAAGQIKTGSMSRSDRVAKYNQLIRIEEALGDAAPFNGLKEVKGQ; via the coding sequence ATGTCCAAAATTGTTAAAGTCATCGGCCGTGAAATCATCGACTCACGCGGAAACCCAACTGTTGAAGCGGAAGTTCATCTGGAAGGTGGTTTTGTAGGTCTGGCTGCTGCGCCATCAGGAGCTTCTACTGGCTCTCGCGAAGCACTGGAACTGCGTGACGGTGACAAATCCCGTTTTCTGGGCAAAGGCGTAACGAAAGCTGTTGCTGCTGTTAACGGCCCGATTGCTCAGGCTGTACTGGGTAAAGACGCGAAAGATCAGGCGAACATCGACAAGATCATGATCGACCTGGATGGTACTGAGAACAAATCCCAGTTCGGTGCTAACGCCATTCTGGCCGTTTCTCTGGCAGCCGCTAAAGCAGCCGCTGCGTCAAAAGGCCTGCCGCTGTATGCTCACATCGCTGAACTGAACGGCACCCCAGGCAAATACTCTATGCCACTGCCAATGATGAACATCATCAACGGCGGCGAGCACGCGGACAACAACGTTGATATCCAAGAGTTCATGATTCAGCCTGTTGGCGCGAAAACGCTGAAAGAAGCCATCCGTATGGGTTCTGAAGTGTTCCACACCCTGGCTAAAGTGCTGAAATCCAAAGGTATGGGTACCGCTGTTGGTGACGAAGGTGGCTATGCGCCAAACCTGGGTTCCAACGCCGAAGCGCTGGCTGTTATCGCTGAAGCGGTAAAAGCAGCAGGCTACGAGCTGGGCAAAGACATCACGTTGGCGATGGACTGCGCAGCGTCTGAATTCTACAAAGACGGTAAATACGTTCTGGCTGGCGAAGGCAACAAAGCGTTCACCTCTGAAGAATTCACCCACTTCCTGGAAGATCTGACCAAACAGTACCCAATCGTCTCTATCGAAGACGGTCTGGACGAATCTGATTGGGCTGGCTTCGCTTACCAGACTAAAGTTCTGGGCGACAAAATCCAGCTGGTTGGTGACGATCTGTTCGTAACCAACACCAAGATCCTGAAAGAAGGTATCGATAAAGGTATCGCTAACTCCATCCTGATCAAATTCAACCAGATCGGTTCTCTGACCGAAACACTGGCTGCAATTAAAATGGCGAAAGATGCAGGCTACACGGCTGTTATCTCTCACCGTTCAGGCGAAACTGAAGATGCCACCATCGCTGACCTGGCAGTAGGTACAGCGGCTGGCCAGATCAAAACCGGTTCTATGAGCCGTTCTGACCGTGTTGCTAAATACAACCAGCTGATTCGTATCGAAGAAGCGCTGGGTGATGCTGCACCGTTCAATGGCCTGAAAGAAGTTAAAGGCCAATAA
- the pyrG gene encoding glutamine hydrolyzing CTP synthase, with amino-acid sequence MTTNYIFVTGGVVSSLGKGIAAASLAAILEARGLNVTIMKLDPYINVDPGTMSPTQHGEVFVTEDGAETDLDLGHYERFIRTKMSRRNNFTTGRIYSDVLRKERRGDYLGATIQVIPHITNAIKERIIEGGEGHDVVLVEIGGTVGDIESLPFLEAIRQMAVQVGREHTLFMHLTLVPYLAAAGEVKTKPTQHSVKELLSIGIQPDVLICRSDRTVPANERAKIALFCNVPEKAVISLKDIDSIYKIPSLLKSQGLDDYICKRFSLNCPEANLSEWEQVVYEEANPGGEVTIGMVGKYVALPDAYKSVIEALKHGGLKNRLTVNIKLIDSQDVETRGVEVLKDLDAILIPGGFGYRGVEGKIMSARYARENNIPYLGICLGMQVALMEFARNVAGMEGANSTEFVPDCKYPVVALITEWRDENGEVEIRDEASDLGGTMRVGGQQCHLTEGSLVRQMYGEQTIIERHRHRYEVNNMLLKQIEAAGLRVAGLSADRKLVEIVELPDHPWFVACQFHPEFTSTPRDGHPLFAGFVKAAGAYQKRQMK; translated from the coding sequence ATGACAACTAATTATATTTTTGTGACCGGCGGGGTCGTTTCCTCTCTGGGTAAAGGCATTGCCGCAGCCTCTCTGGCGGCTATTCTTGAAGCCCGTGGCCTCAACGTTACCATCATGAAACTGGACCCGTACATCAACGTGGATCCGGGCACGATGAGCCCGACGCAGCACGGTGAAGTGTTTGTCACCGAAGACGGCGCCGAAACCGATCTGGACTTGGGTCACTACGAGCGTTTCATCCGCACTAAAATGTCGCGCCGCAACAACTTCACCACTGGCCGTATCTACTCTGATGTCCTGCGCAAAGAGCGTCGTGGTGACTATCTGGGCGCGACTATTCAGGTGATCCCACATATCACCAACGCGATTAAAGAGCGCATCATTGAAGGTGGCGAAGGCCACGATGTCGTTCTGGTCGAAATCGGCGGTACCGTCGGCGATATCGAATCTTTGCCGTTCCTTGAAGCGATTCGGCAGATGGCGGTGCAAGTGGGCCGCGAACACACGCTGTTTATGCACCTGACGCTGGTGCCGTATCTGGCGGCGGCGGGCGAAGTGAAAACCAAGCCGACGCAGCACTCCGTTAAAGAACTGCTTTCCATCGGTATTCAGCCTGACGTGCTGATTTGCCGTTCCGACCGCACCGTGCCGGCCAACGAGCGTGCAAAAATTGCTTTATTCTGTAATGTGCCAGAAAAAGCAGTAATCTCCCTTAAAGACATTGATTCGATTTATAAAATCCCGTCGCTATTGAAATCACAGGGGCTGGACGATTATATTTGTAAACGATTCAGCTTGAACTGTCCCGAAGCGAACCTGTCAGAATGGGAACAGGTTGTGTATGAAGAAGCGAATCCGGGCGGTGAAGTCACTATCGGTATGGTCGGCAAATATGTTGCGCTGCCGGATGCCTACAAATCCGTTATTGAAGCCCTGAAACACGGCGGGTTGAAGAACCGTCTGACGGTGAATATCAAGCTGATCGACTCACAGGATGTTGAAACCCGTGGTGTCGAAGTATTGAAAGATTTAGACGCTATCCTGATTCCGGGCGGTTTTGGCTATCGTGGCGTCGAAGGGAAAATCATGTCGGCGCGTTACGCCCGTGAGAACAATATCCCTTATCTGGGCATTTGCCTGGGGATGCAGGTCGCATTAATGGAATTTGCCCGTAACGTTGCCGGGATGGAAGGGGCAAACTCAACGGAGTTTGTGCCAGACTGTAAGTACCCAGTGGTTGCGTTGATCACCGAATGGCGTGATGAGAACGGTGAAGTTGAAATCCGTGATGAAGCCAGCGATCTGGGCGGCACCATGCGCGTTGGCGGGCAGCAATGCCATCTGACCGAAGGCAGTCTGGTGCGTCAGATGTACGGTGAGCAGACGATTATCGAACGTCACCGTCATCGTTATGAAGTTAACAACATGCTGTTGAAACAGATTGAAGCGGCGGGATTACGGGTTGCTGGTCTTTCCGCCGACCGCAAACTGGTGGAGATTGTCGAGTTACCCGATCATCCCTGGTTCGTTGCCTGTCAATTCCACCCGGAATTCACGTCAACGCCGCGAGATGGACATCCGCTGTTTGCCGGCTTTGTGAAAGCCGCTGGCGCGTACCAGAAGCGTCAGATGAAGTAA
- the mazG gene encoding nucleoside triphosphate pyrophosphohydrolase — protein sequence MTVSLTNVSSVERLLAIMKTLRDPENGCPWDKEQTFDTIAPYTLEETYEVLDAISRQDFDDLRGELGDLLFQVVFYAQMAQEKGLFDFSDVCNAISDKLERRHPHIFGDLTLMDSDAVLAKWEQTKAQERAEKDRHSPLDDIPDALPALMKAQKIQQRCSSVGFDWDSLGPVLDKVYEEIDEVMHEARQAVVDEEKLGEEIGDLLFATVNLSRHLGHKAENALQAANRKFTRRFREVEQIVTASGKTLEQATLDEMEAAWQQVKKQEIGH from the coding sequence ATGACTGTATCTTTGACGAACGTATCCTCCGTCGAGCGCCTGCTCGCCATCATGAAAACCCTCCGCGATCCTGAAAACGGCTGCCCGTGGGATAAGGAACAGACGTTTGACACCATCGCGCCTTATACATTGGAAGAAACGTATGAAGTGCTGGATGCCATCAGCCGTCAGGATTTCGATGACTTGCGCGGTGAGCTAGGGGATTTGCTGTTTCAGGTGGTGTTTTACGCGCAAATGGCGCAGGAGAAGGGCTTGTTCGATTTCTCTGACGTGTGTAACGCCATCAGCGACAAGCTGGAACGCCGCCACCCGCATATTTTCGGCGACCTGACGCTGATGGACAGCGATGCCGTGCTGGCCAAGTGGGAGCAGACAAAAGCGCAGGAGCGGGCGGAGAAAGATCGTCACTCGCCGTTGGATGACATTCCAGATGCGCTGCCTGCCCTGATGAAAGCGCAAAAAATTCAGCAGCGTTGTTCGTCTGTGGGCTTCGATTGGGACAGCCTGGGCCCAGTGCTCGACAAAGTGTATGAAGAGATCGACGAGGTGATGCACGAAGCGCGGCAAGCCGTTGTCGATGAAGAAAAATTAGGTGAAGAGATTGGTGATTTATTGTTCGCCACAGTCAATCTCTCTCGTCATCTGGGACACAAGGCTGAGAATGCATTGCAGGCGGCAAATCGCAAGTTCACTCGTCGTTTTCGTGAGGTAGAACAAATCGTTACGGCATCGGGAAAAACGCTGGAACAGGCGACGCTGGATGAAATGGAAGCCGCATGGCAGCAGGTGAAAAAACAGGAAATAGGTCATTAA
- the relA gene encoding GTP diphosphokinase gives MVAVRSAHLNTAGEFVPDAWIASLGISSQQSCERLAETWRYCEQQTQDHADAPLLLWRGIEMVEILSTLSMDNDSMRAALLFPLADANVVDEATLEAAFGKNIVDLVHGVRDMDAIRQLKATQNDSGASEQVDNIRRMLLAMVEDFRCVVIKLAERIAHLREVKDAPEEERVLAAKECTNIYAPLANRLGIGQLKWELEDFCFRYLHPDEYKKIAKLLHERRIDRAQYIDDFVKTLRNAMKEEGVQAEIYGRPKHIYSIWRKMQKKALSFDELFDVRAVRIVVERLQDCYGALGIVHTHYRHLPDEFDDYVANPKPNGYQSIHTVVLGPGGKTLEIQIRTRQMHEDAELGVAAHWKYKEGTAVGGRSGYEGRIAWLRKLLAWQEEVADSNDVLDEVRSQVFDDRVYVFTPKGDVVDLPTGSTPLDFAYHIHSDIGHRCIGAKIGGRIVPFTYQLQMGDQIEIITQKQPNPSRDWLNPNLGYITTSRGRSKIQNWFRKQDRDKNILAGRQILDDELAHLGVSLKAAEKLLLPRYNVNSLDELLAAIGGGDVRLNQMVNFLQSQLKQPSAEELDREALRQLTQKSHQPAARNTKDNGRVVVEGVGNLMHHIARCCQPIPGDEITGFITRGRGISIHRADCEQLDELRASSPERIVDAVWGESYSSGYSLVVRVIANDRSGLLRDITTILANEKVNVLGVASRSDTKQQLATIDMDIEIYNLQVLGRILAKLNQLPDVIDARRQQGA, from the coding sequence ATGGTTGCGGTAAGAAGTGCGCATTTGAATACGGCAGGTGAGTTTGTCCCTGACGCGTGGATTGCTTCGCTGGGTATTTCCAGCCAGCAATCGTGTGAACGTTTAGCCGAAACCTGGCGTTACTGTGAGCAGCAAACGCAAGATCACGCCGATGCGCCGCTACTGCTGTGGCGCGGCATTGAAATGGTGGAAATCCTGTCCACGCTCAGCATGGACAATGACAGCATGCGCGCGGCGCTGCTCTTTCCGCTGGCCGATGCGAACGTGGTCGATGAGGCGACGCTAGAAGCCGCGTTTGGTAAAAACATCGTTGATTTGGTGCATGGCGTGCGCGATATGGATGCAATCCGCCAGCTCAAAGCGACGCAGAATGATTCTGGCGCGTCTGAGCAGGTCGATAACATCCGCCGCATGCTGCTGGCGATGGTGGAAGATTTCCGCTGCGTGGTGATCAAGCTCGCCGAGCGGATCGCGCACCTGCGTGAAGTGAAGGATGCCCCGGAAGAAGAACGGGTATTGGCGGCCAAAGAGTGTACCAATATCTATGCGCCGCTAGCTAACCGCCTGGGTATCGGCCAGTTGAAGTGGGAGCTGGAGGATTTCTGCTTCCGCTATCTGCATCCTGATGAATATAAGAAAATCGCCAAGCTGTTGCACGAGCGCCGTATCGATCGCGCGCAGTACATTGACGATTTTGTCAAAACGCTGCGCAACGCGATGAAAGAAGAGGGCGTGCAGGCGGAGATTTACGGTCGTCCCAAGCATATCTACAGCATCTGGCGCAAGATGCAGAAGAAAGCGCTGTCGTTCGATGAGCTGTTCGATGTACGTGCGGTGCGTATTGTCGTTGAGCGCTTGCAGGACTGCTACGGGGCGCTCGGTATCGTGCATACCCATTATCGCCATCTGCCGGACGAGTTCGACGACTACGTCGCTAACCCCAAGCCAAACGGTTATCAGTCTATCCACACCGTGGTGTTAGGGCCGGGCGGGAAGACGCTCGAAATCCAGATCCGTACTCGCCAGATGCATGAAGATGCTGAACTGGGCGTGGCAGCACACTGGAAATACAAAGAAGGCACGGCTGTCGGCGGGCGTTCCGGCTACGAAGGCCGCATTGCCTGGCTGCGTAAACTGCTGGCCTGGCAGGAAGAAGTGGCGGATTCGAATGACGTACTGGACGAAGTTCGCAGTCAGGTGTTTGACGACCGGGTTTATGTCTTTACGCCGAAAGGTGATGTGGTGGATCTCCCCACGGGCTCCACGCCGTTGGATTTTGCCTATCACATCCACAGTGATATCGGGCACCGCTGCATCGGAGCGAAAATCGGCGGACGTATCGTGCCGTTTACCTACCAACTGCAAATGGGCGATCAGATTGAAATCATCACCCAGAAGCAACCGAACCCGAGCCGTGACTGGCTGAACCCGAATCTGGGGTATATCACCACCAGCCGCGGACGTTCGAAGATTCAGAACTGGTTCCGTAAGCAAGATCGCGACAAGAACATTCTGGCGGGTCGACAGATCCTGGATGACGAACTGGCGCATCTGGGTGTCAGCCTGAAAGCAGCGGAAAAACTGCTGCTGCCACGCTACAACGTGAATTCGCTGGATGAATTACTGGCTGCTATCGGCGGCGGTGATGTTCGCCTGAACCAGATGGTGAATTTCCTGCAATCGCAGTTAAAACAGCCGAGTGCGGAAGAGCTGGATCGTGAAGCGCTGCGCCAACTGACGCAAAAATCGCATCAGCCAGCGGCACGTAACACGAAGGACAACGGCCGCGTGGTGGTGGAAGGTGTCGGCAATCTGATGCACCACATTGCCCGCTGCTGCCAGCCGATTCCGGGTGATGAGATCACCGGGTTTATTACGCGCGGACGGGGCATTTCGATTCACCGCGCGGACTGTGAACAGCTGGACGAACTGCGCGCCAGCTCGCCGGAACGCATTGTCGATGCCGTTTGGGGCGAAAGCTACTCCAGCGGTTATTCGCTGGTGGTGAGGGTGATTGCTAACGATCGCAGCGGGTTGCTGCGAGATATCACCACGATTCTGGCGAATGAGAAGGTCAATGTACTGGGCGTCGCCAGCCGCAGCGACACCAAGCAGCAGCTGGCAACGATTGATATGGATATCGAGATCTACAACCTGCAAGTGCTGGGCCGCATTCTGGCGAAGCTCAACCAACTGCCGGATGTGATTGACGCGAGGCGCCAGCAAGGAGCGTAA
- the rlmD gene encoding 23S rRNA (uracil(1939)-C(5))-methyltransferase RlmD gives MAQFYSPNRRVTTRKAIPAKNLTVTVTSLDPFGQGVARHEGKTVFVTGVLPGEQADVQLTEEKRQFSHAKLKRLLTPSPQRVTPPCPHFTRCGGCQQQHADITLQQSSKTAALMRLMTRETGAELPEASLVAGTPYAYRRRARLALYFQAKEQRLLMGYRQSNSHDLVDINACPVLRPELEALLQPLRDCLSRLKAVKRLGHVELVQAENGPLLVLRHLDPLHSSDQQALRDFAQQQGVSIYLAPDADSLTCLQGEEPVYHVAGLTLAFSPRDFIQVNDAVNQQMVAQALAWLDVQPQDRILDLFCGMGNFTLPLAQRAASVVGVEGVTALVEKGRENARRNGLSNVTFFHQNLEDDVTQQPWAAQGFDKILLDPARAGAAGVMEQITRLAPKRVVYVSCNATTLARDSKVLLAAGYRLANVAMLDMFPHTGHLESMALFLHDTGTRKA, from the coding sequence ATGGCGCAATTCTACTCTCCAAACCGGCGTGTGACGACCCGGAAAGCGATTCCTGCTAAGAACCTCACTGTTACGGTCACGTCGCTTGATCCGTTTGGGCAAGGGGTGGCGCGTCACGAAGGCAAGACGGTGTTTGTCACGGGTGTACTGCCGGGAGAGCAGGCCGACGTTCAGTTGACGGAAGAGAAGCGTCAGTTTTCACATGCAAAACTTAAACGCCTTCTGACGCCTAGCCCGCAGCGCGTTACGCCGCCGTGTCCGCATTTTACCCGCTGTGGCGGCTGCCAGCAGCAGCACGCAGACATCACGCTGCAACAGAGCAGCAAAACGGCTGCATTGATGCGCCTGATGACGCGGGAAACAGGTGCAGAACTGCCAGAAGCCTCGCTGGTTGCCGGAACACCTTATGCCTATCGGAGGCGCGCGCGGCTTGCGTTATACTTTCAAGCAAAAGAGCAGCGTCTGTTGATGGGCTATCGACAGTCAAATTCTCACGATCTGGTGGATATCAACGCCTGTCCGGTGTTGCGCCCCGAGCTTGAAGCGCTGTTGCAACCGCTGCGCGACTGCCTGAGCCGATTAAAGGCGGTGAAGCGTCTTGGACATGTGGAACTGGTGCAGGCGGAGAACGGTCCGCTGCTGGTGCTGAGGCACCTTGACCCACTCCATTCATCGGATCAGCAGGCGCTGCGTGACTTTGCGCAGCAGCAGGGTGTTTCGATTTATCTGGCACCGGATGCCGACTCGCTGACGTGTTTACAGGGTGAAGAGCCGGTTTATCACGTTGCCGGGCTGACGCTGGCCTTTAGCCCGCGCGATTTTATTCAGGTCAATGACGCGGTGAACCAGCAGATGGTCGCGCAGGCGCTGGCATGGCTGGATGTGCAACCACAGGATAGAATATTAGATCTGTTTTGTGGCATGGGTAACTTCACGCTACCGCTAGCACAGCGTGCCGCCAGCGTCGTCGGCGTGGAAGGCGTGACCGCGTTAGTTGAGAAAGGACGCGAGAATGCCCGACGCAATGGGTTGTCCAATGTCACATTTTTTCACCAAAATCTTGAAGATGACGTCACGCAGCAGCCATGGGCGGCTCAGGGTTTTGATAAGATATTACTTGATCCAGCACGTGCGGGCGCGGCAGGCGTGATGGAGCAGATAACCAGACTGGCACCGAAACGCGTGGTGTATGTCTCCTGTAACGCCACGACGCTAGCACGCGACAGCAAAGTATTACTGGCCGCTGGTTATCGGCTGGCGAATGTCGCCATGTTGGATATGTTTCCACATACCGGTCACCTTGAATCGATGGCACTGTTTTTGCACGATACCGGCACGCGAAAGGCGTAA
- the barA gene encoding two-component sensor histidine kinase BarA: MTKYSLRARMLILILAPTLMIGLLLSSFFVIHRYNQLQSQLADSGASIIEPLATISAYAITHRQMDTIPALINTLHRRHSAIIRTISVFDARNQLLATTNVRNNVTLQSLSNDALAHNKLHLHHTNDALILHMPIVNDSEFMPGGTTPVLPGTATPLGYLVIELDTSTIRLQQYQEIFIAALLLLLSLGAAVIFAYRLMRDVTTPIRNMVDTVDRIRRGQLDSRVEGYMLGELDMLKNGINSMAMSLTAYHEEMQQNIDQATYDLRETLEQMEIQNVELDLAKKRAQEAARIKSEFLANMSHELRTPLNGVIGFTRQTLKTPLNTTQTDYLLTIERSANNLLNIINDVLDFSKLEAGKLVLEDIPFSLHNTLDDVVMLLAHTAHEKGLELTLSIQNDVPEQFVGDPLRIQQIITNLLGNAIKFTEQGNIDIRVEKRRQEPHQVQLEVQIRDTGIGIAELQQSQLFQAFRQADTSISRRHGGTGLGLVITQRLVKEMGGDISFQSQLNKGSTFWFHITLPLNPHAMPTEPAYTMLQGKHLAYVEYHPIAAQATLDILSQTPLIVSYSPTFGQLPEGEFDILLLGIPVQYRNSLLDYTPRLRDICRRSPCVILALPSLAQMDAEQLKTFGVHACLSKPLAASRLLPLLQDSTLFQLSFLPDDTAPNQGAVRHPARLPLRVMAVDDNPANLKLIGTLLEEQVETIILCESGQDAIAQAELNQCDIILMDIQMPGMDGICASELIRQIPHHATTPIIAVTAQTMTGEREHLLRSGMDDYLAKPIDEQMLKSVLTRHARQDPLKRSRGDMTGLLNEHDDSQLSLDWALAQQQAANKPELARDLLQMLLNFLPEVRRKIENVLKGQTDDDIIDLVHKLHGSCSYSGVPRLQRICRYLEQQLRKGVHASDLEPEWLELLDEIDNVNKAAQPHINPMHS, translated from the coding sequence ATGACCAAATACAGTCTTCGTGCACGGATGTTGATACTGATTTTGGCACCGACGCTGATGATCGGGCTACTGCTGAGTTCGTTCTTCGTCATTCATCGTTACAATCAGTTGCAGTCGCAGTTGGCCGATTCAGGCGCCAGTATCATTGAGCCGCTGGCGACCATCAGCGCTTACGCCATTACCCATCGCCAGATGGACACGATCCCAGCATTAATCAATACGCTTCATCGCCGCCACTCCGCGATTATTCGTACCATTAGCGTGTTCGATGCGCGTAATCAGCTCCTGGCGACCACCAACGTACGCAACAACGTGACATTGCAGTCGCTCAGCAACGATGCGCTTGCACACAATAAACTGCACCTGCACCACACGAATGACGCGCTGATTCTGCACATGCCGATCGTCAATGACAGCGAATTCATGCCAGGCGGAACGACTCCGGTGCTGCCCGGTACAGCCACGCCTCTCGGCTATCTGGTGATCGAACTGGATACCAGCACCATTCGGCTTCAGCAGTATCAGGAAATCTTCATCGCCGCGCTCCTGCTGCTGCTCTCTTTGGGGGCCGCCGTCATCTTTGCCTATCGTCTGATGCGGGATGTCACCACCCCGATTCGTAATATGGTGGATACCGTTGACCGCATTCGCCGTGGGCAGTTGGATAGCCGGGTCGAAGGTTACATGCTCGGCGAGCTGGATATGCTGAAAAACGGCATCAACTCGATGGCGATGTCACTGACCGCCTACCACGAAGAGATGCAGCAAAATATCGATCAGGCGACCTACGATCTGCGGGAAACGCTGGAGCAGATGGAGATCCAAAACGTTGAGCTGGATCTAGCCAAAAAGCGCGCGCAGGAAGCCGCGCGCATCAAGTCAGAGTTTCTGGCAAATATGTCGCACGAACTGAGAACGCCGTTGAATGGCGTGATCGGTTTCACCCGCCAGACGTTGAAGACGCCGCTGAACACCACGCAGACCGACTATCTGCTCACCATCGAACGATCCGCCAATAACCTGCTGAATATTATTAACGATGTGCTGGATTTCTCGAAACTAGAAGCTGGAAAGTTGGTGCTGGAGGATATTCCATTCTCGCTGCACAACACGCTGGACGACGTGGTGATGCTGCTGGCGCATACGGCACATGAAAAAGGATTGGAGCTGACGCTCAGTATTCAGAATGACGTGCCCGAACAGTTTGTCGGCGATCCGCTGCGGATACAGCAAATCATCACCAACCTGCTGGGCAATGCGATTAAATTCACCGAACAGGGCAACATCGATATTCGAGTGGAGAAGCGTCGGCAGGAACCGCATCAGGTGCAGCTAGAGGTGCAAATACGCGATACCGGCATCGGTATTGCCGAGTTACAGCAATCGCAGCTGTTCCAGGCTTTCCGTCAGGCCGACACCAGTATTTCGCGCCGTCATGGCGGCACGGGGCTCGGGCTGGTCATCACCCAGCGTCTCGTCAAAGAGATGGGTGGCGATATCAGTTTCCAGAGCCAGCTCAACAAAGGATCGACCTTCTGGTTCCATATCACGCTGCCGCTCAACCCACACGCCATGCCGACCGAGCCAGCCTACACGATGCTACAAGGCAAACATCTGGCCTACGTCGAGTACCATCCCATCGCCGCGCAGGCCACGCTGGATATCCTGAGCCAGACGCCGCTCATCGTGAGCTACAGCCCGACGTTTGGGCAATTGCCGGAAGGGGAATTCGATATCCTGCTGCTCGGTATTCCCGTGCAATACCGCAACTCTCTGCTCGACTACACACCCAGACTGCGCGATATCTGTCGCCGTTCGCCCTGTGTGATTCTGGCACTGCCCAGCCTCGCGCAAATGGATGCCGAGCAGTTGAAAACCTTCGGCGTACATGCCTGCCTGAGCAAACCGCTCGCCGCGTCACGCCTGCTGCCGCTGTTACAGGACAGCACGCTGTTCCAGCTCTCTTTTCTGCCGGACGATACCGCACCGAATCAGGGTGCCGTACGCCATCCTGCCCGTCTGCCGCTGAGAGTAATGGCGGTGGATGACAATCCGGCTAATCTGAAACTGATCGGCACACTGCTGGAAGAGCAGGTCGAGACGATTATCCTGTGTGAAAGCGGACAAGATGCGATTGCACAGGCAGAACTGAATCAGTGCGACATTATCCTCATGGATATTCAGATGCCGGGTATGGACGGCATTTGCGCCAGCGAGCTGATCCGTCAGATTCCTCACCACGCTACCACGCCGATCATCGCGGTGACGGCACAGACCATGACGGGTGAGCGCGAGCATCTGCTACGTTCGGGTATGGATGACTATCTGGCTAAACCGATAGACGAACAGATGCTGAAAAGCGTGCTGACACGCCATGCACGGCAAGATCCGTTGAAGCGCAGTCGGGGCGATATGACGGGATTACTGAACGAGCACGACGATAGCCAGCTATCGCTCGACTGGGCGCTGGCACAGCAACAGGCGGCCAACAAGCCGGAACTGGCGCGTGACCTGCTGCAAATGCTGTTGAATTTCTTGCCAGAGGTTCGGCGGAAGATAGAAAACGTGCTGAAGGGTCAGACGGATGATGACATCATCGATTTGGTTCATAAACTGCACGGCAGTTGCAGCTACAGCGGCGTTCCGCGTCTGCAACGCATCTGCCGCTATCTGGAACAACAGCTGCGTAAAGGCGTTCACGCCAGCGATCTGGAACCCGAATGGCTGGAGTTGCTGGACGAAATCGACAACGTCAACAAAGCCGCCCAGCCGCATATCAACCCTATGCATTCGTAA